ATGAAATCAAAAGCTCAGACATCCATTAAGAGTTTAAAAAGTTTACAGAGCAAAACAGTTACTTTAGAGCGAGGCGGTGAAGAAATTACAATTCCATTTAAAAAAGTTAAGAGCGGTGATATTGTTTTAATAAAAACTGGGGATAAAATTCCTGTTGACGGTACTATTACAACCGGCTATTGCGTAATTGATGAAAGCGCGATGACAGGTGAATCATTGCCTCTTGAAAAGAGAGCAGGTGATGAAGTTATAAGTGGTACAATTCTTAAAAATGGGTTTATAAAAGTTAATGCTTCAAAAACCGGAAACGATACCAGGCTCGCAAAGATTATTAACTTAGTTAAAGATGCTTCCGGTTCAAAGCCTGAAATACAAAAACTTGCTGATAAAATTTCAGCAATATTTGTTCCGACAGTAATTTTAATTGCCATAGTAACATTTGTTATCTGGGACTTCATTGTTGGAGTACCATTTTCTGCAGCAATGTTAAATGCAGTTTCTGTTTTAATTATTGCCTGTCCCTGCGCATTAGGTTTGGCTTCACCCATGGCAGTAGTTGTAGGTATCGGACGCTCTGCAGATAACGGAATATTATTTAATAATATTAATGCAATCGAAAAACTTAATAAAATCGATACGATTTGCTTTGATAAGACAGGAACGATAACGACAGGTGAATTAAAGTTTGAAAGCATAATTTCACTTGGAAATTATTCAACGAAGGAACTACTCAAATATGTTTTTTCATTGGAGAAACACTTCAATCATCCAATAGCGAAATCAATTGTGCATCATTGCTTAGATAATGGTATTGGATATTTCTCCGATGTTGAGGAACTGAATAATGAGCAGGGACTAGGAGTGACCGGCTTAGTTAATAAAAAAGATGTTTCCATTGGAAGTCTTCGTTATATTAAAGAAAAAGTGCTTACGAACACTTATACTGAAACAAGTTTCAGAGAGTTTGAAAATCTCAACTCAAAAGGAAATTTATTTATCAGTATCAATAATGAAATAAGCGGAAGAATTTCATTTGATGAAGATATTAAAGAAGAGTCACGGGAAGTAATTGAAACACTAAAAAGAAACGGATTTGAAGTCTGCATGATTTCAGGTGACAATGAACTTGTAACTAAGAGTATTGCAAAGGAAGTAAGCATCGAGACATATTTTTCAAATGTATTTCCCGAAGATAAATTAAAAATTGTTAAAGAGCTGCAGTCAAACAATCAAAAAGTTGCAATGATTGGTGACGGGATAAATGATGCTCCTGCTCTTGCAAAAGCTGATGTAGGAATTGCGATTGGAACGGGTACTGATGTTGCAATTGACAGCGCTGATGTAATTTTAGTTAAAGGCGATTTAAGAAGTATTTCTAAGTCAATCAACATTTCAAAGAAGACTGTTAAGATTATTAAACAAAATATTTTCTGGGCTTTCTTTTACAATATAATTGCAATTCCGTTAGCAGCAGGTTTGCTTTCCCCTATTGGAATTATAATTAGTCCGGTACTTGCTGCAATGCTTATGGCTTTCAGTGATGTAGTAACAGTTATTGGAAATTCACTAAGATTAAAAACAGTAAAAATCTAAACTATATAAAATGATCAAATTAAATTTAATTGCCTTCTCAATTGCAGTTGTGTTTCTTTTTGCAGGCTGCGGAAAAAACGAGACAAAAACAGCTGAGAATAAACCTGTTGAAACAAAAACTGAACAAGTAAAAACCGAAAGCACGAGCAACGCTCAAACTTCTGATAAAAATGTTCAGACAGTAGAATTCAAATGCAAAGGAATGACTTGCAGCAGCTGCGAGAATAAAATTTCCAGCGAAGTAAAAAAATTAAAAGGAATAAAAGAAGTCATAGCTGATTCAAAAACAAAAACAGCAAAGATAGTTTATGCTGCAGGCGAAGTTTCAGCAAAAGATATTGAGAATGTAATTAATAAGGCAGGTTACGATACGGAAACATCAAAGTCAGATAATCCTCATGATTGTTCAAAGGAGAATTCTGAAGAG
The genomic region above belongs to Bacteroidota bacterium and contains:
- a CDS encoding copper-translocating P-type ATPase — its product is MSNIKQIELDIVGMNCSGCANSINSYLSKMDGVKKIDVSFSSETAKIDYEESLISIPKIISTIKSLGFDVIEDEESLEQDKKEKLKKLQRTKIFTAIGLSLIVMVLAMKEHLGIFSSITIPYNFNLLLQLVLTSIVVFWCGIKFLKGAISSTKSGVPDMNALVSLGTMSSFTFSLVITVNHIFNLQWEALATSHDVYYETAAMITTFILIGNYLELVMKSKAQTSIKSLKSLQSKTVTLERGGEEITIPFKKVKSGDIVLIKTGDKIPVDGTITTGYCVIDESAMTGESLPLEKRAGDEVISGTILKNGFIKVNASKTGNDTRLAKIINLVKDASGSKPEIQKLADKISAIFVPTVILIAIVTFVIWDFIVGVPFSAAMLNAVSVLIIACPCALGLASPMAVVVGIGRSADNGILFNNINAIEKLNKIDTICFDKTGTITTGELKFESIISLGNYSTKELLKYVFSLEKHFNHPIAKSIVHHCLDNGIGYFSDVEELNNEQGLGVTGLVNKKDVSIGSLRYIKEKVLTNTYTETSFREFENLNSKGNLFISINNEISGRISFDEDIKEESREVIETLKRNGFEVCMISGDNELVTKSIAKEVSIETYFSNVFPEDKLKIVKELQSNNQKVAMIGDGINDAPALAKADVGIAIGTGTDVAIDSADVILVKGDLRSISKSINISKKTVKIIKQNIFWAFFYNIIAIPLAAGLLSPIGIIISPVLAAMLMAFSDVVTVIGNSLRLKTVKI
- a CDS encoding heavy-metal-associated domain-containing protein, which codes for MIKLNLIAFSIAVVFLFAGCGKNETKTAENKPVETKTEQVKTESTSNAQTSDKNVQTVEFKCKGMTCSSCENKISSEVKKLKGIKEVIADSKTKTAKIVYAAGEVSAKDIENVINKAGYDTETSKSDNPHDCSKENSEECKDKKDGNSDCCKDKKTKKKSNL